In Pseudomonadota bacterium, one genomic interval encodes:
- a CDS encoding dihydrofolate reductase — MKILTLIAAIDQARAIGIDGGLPWHLPEDLKHFKASTVGKTVLMGRRTFEEVGKALPRRQNLILSRSMTTAPPGCVLAATLTDALAMADSDEVMVIGGGEIYRATLRRASRLLITHVHTRVARADTWFPRISSKRWSGWTMSEQQPDPKHEHGFSIVEYLPRVVDEKVLCRTPAVGKKPTRIPAWKFELMRDRILTVVGGQKEPIAFKALPGLVDRKLSKAERASLGSLGWHVTTVKLELEAAGELRRAPGSGPQKLTTN, encoded by the coding sequence ATGAAAATACTGACCCTGATCGCCGCGATAGACCAGGCGCGAGCCATCGGCATCGACGGGGGGCTGCCTTGGCACCTGCCGGAGGACCTCAAGCACTTTAAGGCTTCGACGGTCGGAAAAACGGTTTTGATGGGGCGCCGCACGTTCGAGGAAGTGGGCAAGGCGCTTCCCCGGCGCCAGAACCTGATTTTGTCGCGGTCGATGACCACCGCGCCGCCGGGCTGCGTGCTGGCCGCCACGCTGACGGACGCTCTGGCCATGGCGGACTCCGACGAGGTGATGGTAATCGGCGGTGGCGAGATCTATCGCGCCACGCTGCGCCGGGCTAGCCGCCTGCTGATCACCCACGTCCACACGCGGGTTGCCCGAGCGGACACCTGGTTTCCGCGAATCTCCTCGAAACGCTGGTCCGGCTGGACGATGAGCGAACAGCAGCCCGATCCCAAGCATGAACACGGCTTCTCCATCGTTGAGTATTTGCCGCGGGTGGTCGACGAAAAAGTGTTGTGCCGAACGCCGGCGGTGGGCAAAAAGCCGACCCGGATTCCAGCCTGGAAATTTGAGCTGATGCGCGACCGCATTCTGACGGTTGTCGGGGGCCAGAAGGAGCCAATCGCGTTTAAGGCGCTGCCCGGGCTGGTGGACCGCAAGCTCAGCAAGGCGGAGCGAGCGTCGCTCGGTTCACTCGGCTGGCACGTCACCACGGTCAAACTCGAGCTTGAGGCCGCGGGTGAACTGCGCCGAGCGCCCGGCAGCGGTCCACAAAAACTCACAACCAACTAA
- a CDS encoding diguanylate cyclase, producing MPKLAAARSAFDEARFVQAAESARGFLAQEDIEPSRAAQAMALEGAALVQLGLYRDGLDALRLSINLHLEHDQREETGFAHNYIGIAHEELGDLQQAYQNYEQALALANHTADRSLQARVLANMGDAMASEGRFDDALKQLERAARQAEQSGENAMLGWIEGARARALAAKGDVEAAGEWFASAIAHCHQDKETRSEAEILLHFSDYLASLGHQTQALENLNSALRIFRAVNARSGVGRAHEKLARLAEEMGDFQSALAHFREYHQVQTDMLEELATARVQSMVNQRDLERAQMERAVSHLRNVELAEALKEVEAQKAELERLSIRDPLTGTYNRRYLDSCLGKEYNFAERHGTALSLAVLDLDHFKQVNDQYSHTVGDEVLKQLVELLLDWVRTEDVLARFGGEEFVLVMPGTDEAGSVRACEKLRVAVERRSWEALESGLRVTISIGVADNQGTCGWSEMMSKADRRLYRAKDAGRNQVFPRPENP from the coding sequence ATGCCGAAACTCGCCGCCGCCCGAAGCGCTTTTGATGAAGCACGTTTTGTGCAGGCCGCCGAGTCGGCGCGTGGTTTTCTTGCCCAGGAAGACATCGAGCCTTCCCGCGCGGCGCAGGCGATGGCGCTGGAGGGCGCAGCGCTGGTGCAGCTTGGCCTGTACCGCGACGGCCTCGACGCACTTCGCCTCTCGATCAATCTCCACCTCGAGCACGACCAGCGCGAAGAGACGGGCTTTGCGCATAACTACATCGGCATTGCGCACGAAGAGTTGGGCGACCTCCAGCAGGCGTATCAGAACTACGAACAGGCGCTGGCGCTCGCCAACCACACCGCAGACCGAAGCCTGCAGGCTCGCGTGCTGGCCAACATGGGCGACGCCATGGCGAGCGAGGGACGGTTCGACGATGCGTTGAAGCAGCTCGAGCGAGCGGCGCGTCAGGCGGAGCAGAGCGGCGAAAACGCGATGCTCGGATGGATCGAGGGCGCTCGCGCGCGAGCGCTCGCGGCCAAAGGTGACGTCGAAGCGGCCGGCGAGTGGTTCGCCAGCGCGATCGCCCACTGCCATCAGGATAAGGAGACGCGCAGCGAGGCTGAGATTCTGCTGCATTTCAGCGATTACCTGGCGAGCCTGGGTCATCAGACTCAGGCGCTGGAGAATCTCAACTCCGCGCTGCGGATCTTTCGTGCCGTCAACGCCCGCTCAGGCGTTGGCCGGGCCCACGAGAAGCTGGCCCGGCTCGCGGAAGAGATGGGCGACTTCCAGTCGGCCCTCGCGCATTTTCGGGAGTACCATCAGGTCCAGACCGATATGCTCGAAGAGCTGGCGACGGCGCGCGTTCAGTCGATGGTCAATCAGCGGGACCTGGAGCGCGCCCAAATGGAGCGGGCGGTGTCACACCTGCGAAACGTCGAGCTGGCCGAGGCGCTGAAGGAGGTGGAGGCACAGAAGGCGGAGCTTGAGCGGCTGAGTATCCGCGATCCGCTGACCGGCACCTACAACCGCCGCTATCTGGATAGCTGCCTCGGTAAGGAATACAACTTTGCCGAGCGACACGGGACAGCGCTTTCGCTGGCGGTGCTAGACCTCGATCACTTCAAGCAGGTGAACGACCAGTACTCCCATACGGTGGGTGATGAGGTCCTCAAACAGCTGGTTGAGCTGCTGCTGGATTGGGTCCGGACGGAAGACGTCCTGGCTCGCTTTGGCGGCGAGGAGTTTGTGCTGGTGATGCCCGGCACCGACGAAGCCGGTTCCGTCAGAGCTTGCGAAAAGCTGCGAGTTGCCGTCGAGCGCCGCAGCTGGGAAGCGCTGGAGTCTGGCCTGAGGGTCACCATCAGTATCGGGGTGGCCGACAACCAGGGCACCTGCGGCTGGTCGGAGATGATGTCAAAAGCCGATCGGCGTCTATATCGGGCGAAAGACGCGGGTCGCAACCAGGTTTTTCCCAGACCGGAAAATCCTTGA